One Algoriphagus sp. Y33 genomic window, CCGCCCAATCCGGAGCTTAAGTGGGAGCGTATTGGTATCACCAATATAGGACTGGATTTCGAATCCAAGAACAGTAGAATTGGGGGAAGTATTGAATTTTATACGAAGAGGGGAGTTGACTTGATTGGTTTGATGCCCTTTCCTCCTTCTTCCGGAGTCACCCAATTCAGGGGAAATTATGCAGATACATATACCAAAGGATGGGACGTAGTGTTGAATACGGTCAATATAGACAAGGGGATTCTCTGGAATACCAACTTTTTATTTAGTTTCTTAAAGGATGAAGTCACCAGGTACGACACGCCTAGTGCAGTGTATCAATACCTGGGCACAGAAACTACCCCAATGGAGGGGAAACCTTTGTACGCTATTTTCAGCTATCCATGGGCTGGACTGAATGGGGATAATGGCTTGCCGATGGGCTATCTGAATGAGGAGCCCAGTACAGAATATAGCCAGATATTAGCTGCTACCACGCCTGAAGACCTCGTCTTCCATGGTTCAGGAAGACCTCAGGTTTTTGGAGGAATTAGGAATACGGTAGCCTGGAAGGGATTTAGTCTATCCATGAATGTGACATTTAGAATGGATTATTACTTCAGGAGAGCGTCTGTGAATTACTATGACCTGCTCAGTGGGAAAATAACCCATAGTGATTATGCTATGAGGTGGCAAGAACCGGGAGATGAGGCGAAAACTCAGATCCCGGCTATGCCCCAGAGTGCAGATTTCAGCATGGAGGACTTCTATTCCAATTCTTCCATACTGGTAGAAAGAGGAGACCATGTCCGTCTTCAAGATATCAGGTTCGGTTATCTCACAGACCGATCAAAACTAAGTTGGCTGCCATTCCAAAAAACAGAGTTATATATCTATGTCAATAATATAGGAATACTCTGGAAAGCGTCCGACTATCAGCTCGATCCTGATTTTCCAAGTATGCGTCCTTTACGGAGTATTGCTTTAGGTGTTCGACTGGATCTGTGATACTCACCGAACCGGTAAATGGTTTATTAATTAAGTAATCCCATACTAACACTATAAGATTTACCGGTTAAGCAGCATTGCTCATAAAAGGCGGGGATTCGAAAGCCGAGACTGGGGAACCCCGCCTCAATCCTACAAGGCTGCTTACCAAAATTATGCGCTTTCAAAAATCACTATTCCACTCGCTGCCAAATGCGGCAGCATTAATTCTATATAGTTATGAAATCGAGCATGACGAGAACGTCACACACTGGGATGATTATCAAAAATGCGAGATTCCATCCCGTCCGCCGCGGCGGATCGGGACAGGTAATGACCATTAAAATCAAAATATAAACACATGAAAATCTTTTCAATACTTCTCTTATTCTCCATACTCCTCTCTTCATGTAGTGAATACCTGGATGCCAAACCGGATAAATCTCTGGTAGTTCCTTCCGAACTTGAAGACTTACAAGGTCTTTTGGACAACACAAATGTGATGAACAACAGCGGGTCTTTGGGACTGTTGGCCTCTGATGACATCTTTACAGTTGATGCCGGATACCTGGCATTTTCTTCGGAATGGATGCGAAGAGGCTACATTTGGCAGGACGATTTATTCATAGGTGAAAACTTCGTTTCTGATTGGATCCGTCCCTATCAACAAATCTTTTATTCCAATGTAGTACTCGAGAGTTTAGACAAAAATCCTGAATCGAATAGCCCTACTTTTAACCAGGTACAGGGAAGTGCATATTTCTATAGGGCATATGCCTATTTTGGGTTATGTCAGGTATTTGCACCAGCTTATCTAGAAAATGGGAGTGGAGCATTACCGGGAGTTCCTATCAAGCCTGATTCCAACGTGAATGACCATCAGGCCTTGGCTGAGTTAGCTAAGAATTATCAATTGATAATTGACGATTTAAACCGATCTCTGGAATTATTGCCTGATAAAGCTGACTATTCGACCAGACCTTCGAAGCAAGCGGCCCACGCAATGCTAAGTAGAGTTTACCTTTCTATTGGCAATTATGGGCAGGCGGAGTTCCATGCTGAGGCATCACTTTCCATAGGAAATGACTTGGTAGATTTTGAAGAAATTTTAAGCACAAATTCATTTCCTATGGCTTCTGCCCGGCACTTGATACCAAGGATGAATAAGGAGATTGTGTTTTTTGATCAGTTAGTGTCAGATAGCTACCTCTCGAACGCAAATTTTTTCGCGGATACTACAGTTATTAACTCCTATAAGGAAGGTGATATTCGCAGGCTGGTTTTCTTTTACCTGAATCCGTCCACTGGTGGGAATAATTTTGTGGGGCACTTTACAGGTAACTTTAGGTATTTCAACGGGATCACAGTTTCGGAAGTCTTGTTGAATAAAGCTGAGTGTCTAGCCCGAAAAGGGGATGGGGAAGGAGCAATAGCTACGTTGGAAATTTTAAGAAGTAGCCGCTTTGAGGAGAGCAAGTATAGTCCTTTAGCTTGGGAAGATGGAAATGTTCTAGATGTGGTGTTAGAAGAAAGGAGAAGGGAATTGATTTGTAGAGGGTATTTAAGATGGATGGATCTTAAGCGGCTAAGTTTTGACCCCAATTATTCTAAAGAAATTATAAGGGTTATAGAGGGTCGCAATTACAGGCTCGATACAAAAAATAGTCCAATGCATTTTCCCATTCCCCAAATGGAGACGGATTTAAATGATCATATAAACCCCTAAAAAAGGCCGGGTGATGTCACCCGGCCATAATTCCAATTACTTTTATGGAATTGGAATAAGTCCTGAACCAGGTAAGAATCTTCCGGTAGCGTCCATGATTGGAGCGCCTTGGTCGGCTTCTGAGTACAGGCATTGGCCTGACACGTTTTGACATTGGTATTCATCCGGGTTCGTACCTTCTTCTACGTTCGTGACATCATACCAAGTGACCCCGTTATCTGTAGTTCCGTAAAAGGAAGAGTTCATAGGAGTGGTAAACGCAAAAGCGGCTACCACAGCAAGCGAAAATACACCTCCGCGTAGGAGGTTGAGGATATTTAATTTCATAAGATTATAATTGTTTTTTAATTGACTTATGGAATCTCGCATAGCGGATTATTATTTCTCCGTGTGATCCCGTACGTACGGGATCATGCTCGATTTCATTTGTTTAAATTTGTATAGTTACAACTTAATATCCGGTCGCTTTGGTATATCTGTCTGACTCGGATCCGGACAGATCTACCTTCCGAGAGGGGTGGCCGGTTATTTTTTGCCCCCTGCTGTTGCCAGGCACCCACCTCGTGGGTTCACTGGCTGTGGGTGTTAGCTAATTCATAATGGGTTTGGTTGTTTTGATTTTATTAAATGGGATTGCATTATCCAGCCTACAGCTGCAATGGCCATCAAAACCAGATTTACAAGCAAATGCTCATTCCAGTCCAGAGAGGATAGTATTCCACCGCAGGAACATGGTATTCTCCCGAAAACCCCGGTAAGCACCAGGGCTACATATCCTGTAAAGGCCGCCATCAGCACAAAGCTTATCCCCAATGCGGCTTTTCTGGTCTTTGGCAGTAGCAATATCACCGCAAGCGATACTTCTAAGATGGGTAGGCCATACAGGAGTGGTAGGGTCATCCAGTCCGGAAATACCTGTCCTTTTACAGCCCTCAGCGTTCCGCTCCAATCATACACCTTACTCACCGCCGTATAGGCAAAGAGGGCGGCCAGCAGCCAGGCGGCTCCTTCGGCTAGGACTGAGGTAAGGGATATTGGGCTTTTCATTTTTATACTGGATATAGTAAAGATGTTATATCTGCATTTTGGTTGGGTTAAGCTCCCGCCCAAGGTCGATCCCCGGCACAGAAGTGAATTTGGGAGCTTCTGTTTGAGTATCGGAAAGGGCAGGAGCAAGGTAATTAACCATACATCCAACCCAAATGGGAACAAGCCTAAGCCTGATTCCAGGAAGCTAGCCGGATGCCCCTAAACGCTATAAGAAAATTAGTGATCTGACTATCAGTGTGCTACGTCAAATGAGGGTGTTTGGTATTTTCTTCCTAAAAAACCTTCATTTGAGGGTTTTTTGATCTAAAAATTGGGGAAACTCTCTTTTTTGCTTGGATGGAATAGGAGTTAACAATAAATTAACATTCAAGAATTAGTTGATTTTTTGACTGGATTCTTAAAAAAGCTTTTCACCCTACTGTTTTGATTTAGTACACTTTACTGTTATAAAAATGGAAAAGCGAATGTATATGAACCAGCTTATTGCTGATTACAACAGGATCAGGAAGTTCTCGGATGAGTCTTATGAGGCAGTTTTTCAGAGACTCATCCTACGAAAAGTATCCAGGGGAGAGATCCTCAAAAAGCTAGATACGGTGGATATCAAAAGCCGCTATATCTGTGAAGGATACCTGGGATTGTATCACGAGGAAAAAGAGAGGAATATGCTCTTTAGTGTTTTCGGCAAATCCGATGTGGCATTTGATGACCTGTCCTTCAGAAGCAATACGCCTTCCAAGACTATGCTGAAAGTCCTGTCAGATACAGTTTACCTAGGATTCACCCTGGACGCAGAAACTGAATTACTCTCCAAAAAGCCTGAATTCTATTCCCTGGCTCTGGAAGTAGCGCACCGGATAAATAAGCGGAATGTGGAGCAGCAAGAAATAAAAAAGAGAAAGTTTCAAGTGGGTTTCCCTCTCTTGCTCCAGAAATATCCCGGCTTAGGTCAGTACCTGAAAAATCAGGAGCTGGCAGACTTTTTCAATTGCAGTATCAGCACAGTAGAGCGGTATAAATATGCTATAATGAACAATCATGAAGGCAGTCGTTGAATTTCCCGTAGCCATTAATAGACATTGCAGGTCGCTGGACGTAGCGGTGCTCAAGTGGGCATGGGCAGCAGGATTGTTCGAAGATCCCGCCGAGCTGGAGCGTTGCAGACTGCAGAAGGTGAACTGGTTTGCGGGATATCTTTTTCCTGAGGAGATGCCCAAGCGGATGGAATTGATTATGAAATTCTTCCTCTGCCTCTTTTTACTGGATGATCTGCTGGATATCCGGATGGAGCCTAGCATGATTGAATTTCTGAAGAATCTGAAAGCAGGCAAATCCTTCCATGCCGATGCCAGGCTGCAAAGTTTGGGTAGCGCGCTTCTGCTGCTGCATCAGGCTATCCAACAGGAAAATGCTTTTTCCGGGGCCAAAGGGGAATGGGATATAGTCTGGTTTGATTACCTGGAAGCCCTGCAATGGGAAATCCAAATTAAGCTGGACGGCACCCCTCCGGCACTGAAAGAATACAGATTATACAGGCCTTTTGCCTCCGGTGCATACTTGGCGTTGCAGTTTCTCAGAAAGAAAACAGCGGGTCTTGCATGCGAAGCCGAGCTGTTGGAATACACTACAGTGAGGTACATCTGCCTATCCAATGACCTGGCATCCTATGAAAAGGAGCTGGCAATAGGCGATGTCCACAATGAAGTGATGATCCTTAGGGAAGATATGGGAGATGAAGCCCTCTTCCGAATACAGCAGGAAATAAACAGCCTTAGAAAAAGGATATTGCTCCTTGCCGGGCAGGTGTGGAGCCAATCGTATGGATGCAGGGACTGGATCCGTAGCCTCTTGCTGTTGGCCGGAGGAAGTGGAGCCTGGACGGCGGATACCTCCAGGTATAAGGGATATATCAATGGAAGTTCCGGAAGTCATTAAATGGAAGGAGGAATATCATGTTCAGAAAACGTGCTGTTATTTACCCCAAGGATGTGGTTTGCCTGACGGGAAGAAGTGAACGCTATGCCCAGATACTTCTGCACAAGGTCCGTGCTTTCGTAAACAAAGAACCCCATCAGTTTGTGACCGTTTCAGATTTTTCCCTCTTCTCGGGTATTCCCGAAGACATCATCCGCAACTACATGCTCTAAGTAAAAATGGGCCGGGGAAACTCCGGGAATTAAGTAAAAATACGGATAGATAAATGTCTGTAAAAACAGTACTAAAAGCGGGGTTTCACCGATACTCCTTCGATGCTCCTCCGATGCAGGTACAATAAACTGTCGGAGATGCATTGCAATAGGTACAGAGATTAATTGGGCAAAATACGTAGTTGGGTCTTCCTGGCCGATCTTGGGAGATTCCGGCTCGCCGAATAGAAATAATTTACACGTAATCTTTGACAATCATGGGAAAAGTAACAGACGGAGTACTGGGCGGGATTTCCGGTAAGGTGGGAAATCTGGTTTTCTACCAGGTAGATGGAGAGACGTTGGTCAGAACTAAGCCAGGAGGGAGAAGCGGCACATCCGCGCTACAGTCGTATAACCAGCAGGCCTTTGCGTTGGTACAGGAGTTTTTGTCCCCTATGAAGAGAGAGTTGGCGATTGGGTTCGCAGCATTTAAAATCGGCACCAAGCGGGGAATAGACAGGGCCAAGAGCTTGATGCTCCGGAATGGGATTTATCCGCAGGATGGTGTTCCTGTACTGCACCCTCAGAAAGCAATGGTCTCCTCAGGGGATCTGACAGGAGTGGAGGATGGAGTGCTGGGAGCTCTGGTAGCAGCGAGTTTCAGCATAGCATGGACACCCAATAGTTGGGATGGTTCTGCCCGCGATGGGGACAAGACTTTTGTGGCAGTCTATGACACCGCAGCGCAGCGGGTATTTTCTGTGAAGGGTGAAGCCTATAGAAAGCAGGGAACCCAGATGATAGCACTGCCCTGGGAACCTCTGGATTTGGGTGCTGGGGAGAGCGGGGTATATGTGTATTTTTCCTTTTACTCTGAACGCTCCTCCAAAGTAGTCTTTTCAGATTCGGTCTGTCTGGGGAGGTTAGGGGGATAAAGAATTGCCCGGTGCTCCACCACGCGCTACTCCTCGGACTACACGCTCTTTTCCAAAACAAGCACATCTACAAAATCCCCCTTGCCCCCTTTGACAGGGATAATTTTCCAAGTCAATATATGTGCTGAAGGGGGAGTTGCGCTGGTTTCCAGAACGCTGGTCAGAATTAGCGTTAGCCGTTCGTGACGACACGAACAGCGGCGTAGTGCTTGCTTGAGCTTCTATCTGTGCTACCTACACAAGACAGTTCATGTTTTTAGCACCTTGGTTTAGTGTTTAGGGAATGCCCTTGGAAGCATCCGGTTTATTGGAGGACAAGCCGTTGAAAATTCTTTCGGTGAAAGAATTTAGGCTTGGGCCAGGCTTGGGGGTGGTGAAGGCGTTAAAAAAACAAACTAGCTCGCGAGTGGGCGAGCGAGATCCGTTTGTTTTTAGCCTGACTATGAGCCAATAAATGAATTGTCCGCAGGCAATTCAAGGCTGATTTCGGGTCGGACAGTCCGTGGAGAAATCTTTCAGTGAAAGATTTTAGGACTGGGCCAGGCAGCGGATTGGCTTTTGCCTTGATACTTTTGCTCTTCAAAAGTATCGAAGAAAAACTACCTCAACTTTATCGATATTGGCCAATAGAGGAATTGAGGATTGATAAATACATACAAAAACCCTTTTCCCTACCTACGGTAGGCAGGCACCTCCTGCACTGACTCTCATTTTCAAATGATATATGTAGGCAGGCTTGTCTACCGTAGGTAGAAGACAATGGCCTTGTTTCCATACCCAACTCGCGCAAGTCTTTTGACTTATGCGGTGGATAATGCAGTCTCCGGACCGGATTTAGTTGATAGGTAAACTTTACAATTCAAACGCTACTTGGTGCTCGACTCCCGATAAGTGTTGCGCTGTTATCGTAGGATTTCTAATCCGACAATCCACAGACTCTGCCGCCTCCGCCCGGATCAATCCACTCGGACGGGCCTCTGGGGGTGCTTCATTTCTGCAGGATTTTGGAGATCAATCAATCTAAATTCTTACCACACACTACTAGTGAACTTTTAACCTTTAATCTCTTAACCCTTAATCTATCACCTGACACCCGTCATCAATCATCAATCATCGGACTTTTCTTCTGTCTTCCGTCTCCACTTATATAGACTCACATACTCTGCTGACCTCCTCGGGATAAGCCTTCGTAATATCACTATACCTCATGTCCGAGGAAATGGCCTTTTGGTCTTTTTTTCACCGGGTTAAAACCCGGTGCTATAAAATCTGCCATGCCTACGGCATTGCTCTGTTTCTGCAGGACTTTGGGAGATTATTCAATCTTAAATTCTCTCCTCACTACAGCTTAACCTTTAACTATTTAACTATTAACATTTAACCTATCACCTGACACCCGACACTGTACTTTTCTTCCGGCTCCCGTCTTCGGTCTTCTATCACCCCACCTCC contains:
- a CDS encoding MauE/DoxX family redox-associated membrane protein, whose amino-acid sequence is MKSPISLTSVLAEGAAWLLAALFAYTAVSKVYDWSGTLRAVKGQVFPDWMTLPLLYGLPILEVSLAVILLLPKTRKAALGISFVLMAAFTGYVALVLTGVFGRIPCSCGGILSSLDWNEHLLVNLVLMAIAAVGWIMQSHLIKSKQPNPL
- a CDS encoding terpene synthase family protein, whose product is MKAVVEFPVAINRHCRSLDVAVLKWAWAAGLFEDPAELERCRLQKVNWFAGYLFPEEMPKRMELIMKFFLCLFLLDDLLDIRMEPSMIEFLKNLKAGKSFHADARLQSLGSALLLLHQAIQQENAFSGAKGEWDIVWFDYLEALQWEIQIKLDGTPPALKEYRLYRPFASGAYLALQFLRKKTAGLACEAELLEYTTVRYICLSNDLASYEKELAIGDVHNEVMILREDMGDEALFRIQQEINSLRKRILLLAGQVWSQSYGCRDWIRSLLLLAGGSGAWTADTSRYKGYINGSSGSH
- a CDS encoding RagB/SusD family nutrient uptake outer membrane protein, whose translation is MKIFSILLLFSILLSSCSEYLDAKPDKSLVVPSELEDLQGLLDNTNVMNNSGSLGLLASDDIFTVDAGYLAFSSEWMRRGYIWQDDLFIGENFVSDWIRPYQQIFYSNVVLESLDKNPESNSPTFNQVQGSAYFYRAYAYFGLCQVFAPAYLENGSGALPGVPIKPDSNVNDHQALAELAKNYQLIIDDLNRSLELLPDKADYSTRPSKQAAHAMLSRVYLSIGNYGQAEFHAEASLSIGNDLVDFEEILSTNSFPMASARHLIPRMNKEIVFFDQLVSDSYLSNANFFADTTVINSYKEGDIRRLVFFYLNPSTGGNNFVGHFTGNFRYFNGITVSEVLLNKAECLARKGDGEGAIATLEILRSSRFEESKYSPLAWEDGNVLDVVLEERRRELICRGYLRWMDLKRLSFDPNYSKEIIRVIEGRNYRLDTKNSPMHFPIPQMETDLNDHINP
- a CDS encoding DUF6266 family protein; protein product: MGKVTDGVLGGISGKVGNLVFYQVDGETLVRTKPGGRSGTSALQSYNQQAFALVQEFLSPMKRELAIGFAAFKIGTKRGIDRAKSLMLRNGIYPQDGVPVLHPQKAMVSSGDLTGVEDGVLGALVAASFSIAWTPNSWDGSARDGDKTFVAVYDTAAQRVFSVKGEAYRKQGTQMIALPWEPLDLGAGESGVYVYFSFYSERSSKVVFSDSVCLGRLGG